A single genomic interval of Cucumis sativus cultivar 9930 chromosome 5, Cucumber_9930_V3, whole genome shotgun sequence harbors:
- the LOC101206705 gene encoding RNA-dependent RNA polymerase 1-like isoform X2, with translation MGSQTVRPKVTLELLALKRFSSFKAPTLSGAPRIYKKVAPNSGQIFDNPLLNFFKEASDDQWVRTTDFTSSCSIGQSSSLCLKLPNGRQLPPFKQNFAYYEEFEHEFRLIDEDANFSFCRDLAPIVDSRSHVLPYKILFKINALVQYGCIPWPLLDASFYRLVERIITTRIEFVEHALEKLFHLKECNYDPSNFLTEQYRKYSRHPPNSPVISLDDGLVYVRRVQITPCKVFFCGPEVNVSNRVLRHFSQYIDNFLRVSFVDEEWDKMRSTDLLPRMSSKSEDGKTDIYRRILSVLKNGIVIGDKTFQFLAFSSSQLRDNSLWMFASGPDIDAAYIRAWMGDFRHIKNPAKYAARLGQSFGSSTEALSVASNEREIIPDIEVQQGEIKYVFSDGIGKISSKFAKEVAAKCGFQAVPSAFQIRYGGYKGVVAVDPYSTIKLSLRKSMCKFESDNTKLDVLGHSKYQPCFLNRQLITLMSTLGVRDEIFEKKQSEAVEQLDAILTDPLKAQEALELMSPGENTNILKEMLKCGYQPDVEPYLSMMLQTFRASKLLELRTKSRIFIPNGRAMMGCLDETRTLEYGQVFVQISSGRHRNLSESFAFNRIGREHHLVIEGNVTVAKNPCLHPGDVRVLKAVNIPGLYHMVDCVVFPQKGSRPHPNECSGSDLDGDIYFVCWDTELIPSRQIPPMDYTPAPPNELDRDVTTEDIQEYFVNYMVNDSLGIIANAHTAFADKELFKARSSPCLELAKLFSVAVDFPKTGVPAIIPSHLYVKEFPDFMEKPDRPSYESNKVIGKLFRAVKDIAPTLSHIRSFTRDVARRCYDCDMEVEGFEDYVEDAFYHKSNYDYKLGNLLDYYGIKSEAEVLSGSIMRMSKSFTRRRDAEAINLAVRSLRKEARTWFNAREGADSNSDDLFAKASAWYYVTYHHSYWGCYNEGMKRDHYLSFPWCVYDKLMQIKENNLRRRERAARLASFDRFGHVLNLGGS, from the exons ATGGGCTCTCAAACGGTCAGACCAAAAGTTACGTTGGAATTACTGGCGCTGAAGcgattttcttctttcaaagcTCCAACA TTAAGTGGAGCTCCTCggatatataaaaaagttgcACCGAATAGTGGACAAATCTTCGACAATCcacttttgaacttttttaagGAAGCATCTGATGATCAATGGGTTAGAACGACTGATTTTACTTCATCATGCTCTATTGGacaatcttcttctttatgtTTGAAGCTACCTAATGGCCGTCAACTTCCaccttttaaacaaaattttgcttATTATGAAGAATTTGAACATGAATTCCGCTTGATAGATGAAGAtgccaatttttctttttgtagagaTCTTGCTCCCATTGTTGATTCTCGTTCTCATGTTCTGCcgtataaaattttgtttaaaataaatgcattAGTTCAATATGGTTGCATTCCATGGCCATTACTTGATGCTAGTTTCTACCGGTTGGTCgaaagaataataacaacaagAATTGAATTTGTTGAACATGCCTTGGAAAAACTGTTCCATTTAAAGGAATGCAACTATGATCCATCAAACTTTCTTACAGAGCAGTACAGAAAGTATTCAAGACATCCTCCAAATTCTCCTGTTATATCCTTGGATGATGGTTTGGTATATGTTCGTAGGGTTCAAATAACACCTTGTAAGGTGTTCTTCTGTGGTCCTGAAGTCAATGTCTCAAATCGGGTGTTGCGCcatttttctcaatatattgataattttCTTCGTGTGTCTTTTGTTGATGAGGAGTGGGATAAAATGCGTTCAACAGATTTATTGCCACGGATGTCTTCAAAGAGTGAGGATGGTAAAACTGATATCTACAGGAGAATTCTCTCTGTTCTTAAAAATGGCATAGTCATAGGTGATAAAACCTTTCAGTTTCTTGCATTCTCATCAAGCCAATTAAGAGATAATTCCTTGTGGATGTTTGCTTCCGGACCTGATATTGACGCAGCTTATATTAGAGCGTGGATGGGCGATTTTCGACATATCAAGAATCCCGCAAAGTATGCTGCTAGATTGGGCCAATCATTCGGCTCATCGACAGAGGCACTTTCAGTTGCTAGTAATGAAAGGGAAATTATTCCTGACATAGAGGTTCAACAGGGAGAAATCAAGTATGTCTTTTCTGATGGAATTGGAAAAATATCAAGCAAATTCGCCAAAGAGGTTGCTGCAAAATGTGGTTTCCAAGCCGTCCCGTCTGCTTTTCAAATTCGTTATGGTGGATATAAGGGTGTTGTTGCTGTTGATCCGTACTCAACTATAAAATTATCTCTGAGGAAGAGTATGTGCAAATTTGAATCAGACAACACAAAACTTGACGTCTTAGGCCATAGCAAATACCAACCATGCTTCCTTAATCGTCAACTGATTACTCTCATGTCTACTCTAGGTGTTAGAGACGaaatttttgagaaaaaacaaagtgaagCTGTAGAACAATTGGATGCCATTTTAACAGATCCATTGAAGGCTCAAGAAGCTTTGGAGTTGATGTCTCCCGGAGAGAATACTAATATTCTCAAGGAAATGCTCAAATGTGGCTATCAACCAGATGTCGAGCCGTATCTGTCAATGATGTTACAAACTTTCCGGGCATCAAAGTTGCTAGAGTTACGCACCAAATCAAGAATCTTTATCCCAAATGGGAGAGCGATGATGGGATGTCTTGATGAGACCAGGACCTTGGAATATGGGCAGGTATTTGTGCAAATCTCCAGTGGTAGACATCGAAATTTATCTGAATCCTTCGCATTCAATAGAATTGGTCGAGAACACCATTTAGTTATTGAAGGAAATGTTACAGTTGCTAAAAATCCCTGCCTGCACCCTGGTGATGTTCGTGTATTAAAGGCTGTAAATATACCTGGTTTGTACCATATGGTTGACTGTGTAGTTTTTCCTCAAAAAGGATCAAG GCCTCATCCGAATGAATGCTCAGGTAGTGATTTAGATGGTGATATTTACTTTGTCTGTTGGGACACCGAATTGATCCCGTCTCGACAAATTCCACCTATGGATTATACTCCTGCACCTCCAAATGAGTTAGATCGTGATGTTACAACTGAG GATATCCAAGAATATTTTGTGAACTACATGGTTAATGATAGTCTTGGAATCATTGCCAATGCTCATACTGCCTTTGCAGATAAAGAGCTCTTTAAAGCAAGGAGTAGTCCTTGTTTGGAGCTTGCAAAGCTATTCTCCGTTGCTGTGGACTTCCCAAAAACTGGAGTACCAGCTATAATACCTTCTCATTTATATGTCAAAGAGTTTCCTGACTTTATGGAGAAGCCTGACCGACCCTCTTATGAATCAAACAAAGTAATTGGAAAACTTTTTCGGGCTGTGAAAGACATTGCACCAACTTTAAGCCATATTCGGTCATTTACTCGAGATGTAGCAAGAAGGTGTTACGACTGTGATATGGAAGTCGAAGGCTTTGAAGATTATGTTGAAGATGCCTTCTATCATAAAAGCAATTATGATTACAAGTTGGGGAATTTGCTTGATTATTATGGTATCAAGTCTGAGGCAGAAGTACTTAGTGGGAGTATCATGAGGATGTCCAAGTCTTTCACCAGGAGAAGAGATGCAGAAGCAATCAACTTGGCTGTAAGGTCTCTGAGAAAGGAGGCTAGGACATGGTTCAATGCAAGAGAAGGCGCAGATTCGAATTCAGATGATTTATTTGCCAAAGCTTCAGCTTGGTACTATGTTACATACCATCACTCTTATTGGGGCTGCTATAATGAGGGAATGAAACGCGACCATTATTTGAGCTTCCCCTGGTGTGTTTACGACAAACTGATGCAAATCAAGGAGAATAAtttgagaagaagagagagagctGCAAGACTGGCAAGTTTCGACAGATTCGGACATGTGTTAAATCTTGGTGGGAGTTGA
- the LOC101206705 gene encoding RNA-dependent RNA polymerase 1-like isoform X1 encodes MGKTIHISGFPSHVTADAVKNFLEGHTGPGTVYAIKVRPPKRGGGRLYAIVQFTSATQAELIISLANQRLWYGSSYLKARATEVDIVPKPRTYMYTLEELLLCFGCQVSTEKFRVLWEGNVDLVTFGIGMRKMNFHLKYKSVEYRLELSYEIIWQIQLHCPRDQSMKYLLIQLSGAPRIYKKVAPNSGQIFDNPLLNFFKEASDDQWVRTTDFTSSCSIGQSSSLCLKLPNGRQLPPFKQNFAYYEEFEHEFRLIDEDANFSFCRDLAPIVDSRSHVLPYKILFKINALVQYGCIPWPLLDASFYRLVERIITTRIEFVEHALEKLFHLKECNYDPSNFLTEQYRKYSRHPPNSPVISLDDGLVYVRRVQITPCKVFFCGPEVNVSNRVLRHFSQYIDNFLRVSFVDEEWDKMRSTDLLPRMSSKSEDGKTDIYRRILSVLKNGIVIGDKTFQFLAFSSSQLRDNSLWMFASGPDIDAAYIRAWMGDFRHIKNPAKYAARLGQSFGSSTEALSVASNEREIIPDIEVQQGEIKYVFSDGIGKISSKFAKEVAAKCGFQAVPSAFQIRYGGYKGVVAVDPYSTIKLSLRKSMCKFESDNTKLDVLGHSKYQPCFLNRQLITLMSTLGVRDEIFEKKQSEAVEQLDAILTDPLKAQEALELMSPGENTNILKEMLKCGYQPDVEPYLSMMLQTFRASKLLELRTKSRIFIPNGRAMMGCLDETRTLEYGQVFVQISSGRHRNLSESFAFNRIGREHHLVIEGNVTVAKNPCLHPGDVRVLKAVNIPGLYHMVDCVVFPQKGSRPHPNECSGSDLDGDIYFVCWDTELIPSRQIPPMDYTPAPPNELDRDVTTEDIQEYFVNYMVNDSLGIIANAHTAFADKELFKARSSPCLELAKLFSVAVDFPKTGVPAIIPSHLYVKEFPDFMEKPDRPSYESNKVIGKLFRAVKDIAPTLSHIRSFTRDVARRCYDCDMEVEGFEDYVEDAFYHKSNYDYKLGNLLDYYGIKSEAEVLSGSIMRMSKSFTRRRDAEAINLAVRSLRKEARTWFNAREGADSNSDDLFAKASAWYYVTYHHSYWGCYNEGMKRDHYLSFPWCVYDKLMQIKENNLRRRERAARLASFDRFGHVLNLGGS; translated from the exons ATGGGGAAAACAATTCACATTAGTGGATTTCCTTCACATGTCACCGCAGATGCTGTTAAGAATTTTTTGGAGGGTCATACAGGTCCAGGTACTGTGTATGCCATAAAGGTTAGACCACCTAAGAGAGGGGGAGGTAGACTATATGCTATTGTTCAATTCACTAGTGCTACACAAGCTGAGTTGATCATTTCTTTAGCTAATCAACGTCTATGGTACGGATCTTCTTATCTTAAGGCTCGGGCAACCGAGGTTGATATTGTACCAAAACCTAGGACATACATGTATACCTTGGAAGAGTTGCTGCTATGCTTTGGTTGTCAAGTCTCAACTGAAAAGTTTCGTGTTCTATGGGAAGGAAATGTTGATTTGGTGACTTTTGGAATTGGAATGCGGAAAATgaactttcatttgaaatataaGTCTGTTGAGTATAGGCTTGAGCTTTCATATGAGATCATTTGGCAGATACAACTGCACTGTCCGCGAGATCAGTCTATGAAGTATCTTCTGATCCAG TTAAGTGGAGCTCCTCggatatataaaaaagttgcACCGAATAGTGGACAAATCTTCGACAATCcacttttgaacttttttaagGAAGCATCTGATGATCAATGGGTTAGAACGACTGATTTTACTTCATCATGCTCTATTGGacaatcttcttctttatgtTTGAAGCTACCTAATGGCCGTCAACTTCCaccttttaaacaaaattttgcttATTATGAAGAATTTGAACATGAATTCCGCTTGATAGATGAAGAtgccaatttttctttttgtagagaTCTTGCTCCCATTGTTGATTCTCGTTCTCATGTTCTGCcgtataaaattttgtttaaaataaatgcattAGTTCAATATGGTTGCATTCCATGGCCATTACTTGATGCTAGTTTCTACCGGTTGGTCgaaagaataataacaacaagAATTGAATTTGTTGAACATGCCTTGGAAAAACTGTTCCATTTAAAGGAATGCAACTATGATCCATCAAACTTTCTTACAGAGCAGTACAGAAAGTATTCAAGACATCCTCCAAATTCTCCTGTTATATCCTTGGATGATGGTTTGGTATATGTTCGTAGGGTTCAAATAACACCTTGTAAGGTGTTCTTCTGTGGTCCTGAAGTCAATGTCTCAAATCGGGTGTTGCGCcatttttctcaatatattgataattttCTTCGTGTGTCTTTTGTTGATGAGGAGTGGGATAAAATGCGTTCAACAGATTTATTGCCACGGATGTCTTCAAAGAGTGAGGATGGTAAAACTGATATCTACAGGAGAATTCTCTCTGTTCTTAAAAATGGCATAGTCATAGGTGATAAAACCTTTCAGTTTCTTGCATTCTCATCAAGCCAATTAAGAGATAATTCCTTGTGGATGTTTGCTTCCGGACCTGATATTGACGCAGCTTATATTAGAGCGTGGATGGGCGATTTTCGACATATCAAGAATCCCGCAAAGTATGCTGCTAGATTGGGCCAATCATTCGGCTCATCGACAGAGGCACTTTCAGTTGCTAGTAATGAAAGGGAAATTATTCCTGACATAGAGGTTCAACAGGGAGAAATCAAGTATGTCTTTTCTGATGGAATTGGAAAAATATCAAGCAAATTCGCCAAAGAGGTTGCTGCAAAATGTGGTTTCCAAGCCGTCCCGTCTGCTTTTCAAATTCGTTATGGTGGATATAAGGGTGTTGTTGCTGTTGATCCGTACTCAACTATAAAATTATCTCTGAGGAAGAGTATGTGCAAATTTGAATCAGACAACACAAAACTTGACGTCTTAGGCCATAGCAAATACCAACCATGCTTCCTTAATCGTCAACTGATTACTCTCATGTCTACTCTAGGTGTTAGAGACGaaatttttgagaaaaaacaaagtgaagCTGTAGAACAATTGGATGCCATTTTAACAGATCCATTGAAGGCTCAAGAAGCTTTGGAGTTGATGTCTCCCGGAGAGAATACTAATATTCTCAAGGAAATGCTCAAATGTGGCTATCAACCAGATGTCGAGCCGTATCTGTCAATGATGTTACAAACTTTCCGGGCATCAAAGTTGCTAGAGTTACGCACCAAATCAAGAATCTTTATCCCAAATGGGAGAGCGATGATGGGATGTCTTGATGAGACCAGGACCTTGGAATATGGGCAGGTATTTGTGCAAATCTCCAGTGGTAGACATCGAAATTTATCTGAATCCTTCGCATTCAATAGAATTGGTCGAGAACACCATTTAGTTATTGAAGGAAATGTTACAGTTGCTAAAAATCCCTGCCTGCACCCTGGTGATGTTCGTGTATTAAAGGCTGTAAATATACCTGGTTTGTACCATATGGTTGACTGTGTAGTTTTTCCTCAAAAAGGATCAAG GCCTCATCCGAATGAATGCTCAGGTAGTGATTTAGATGGTGATATTTACTTTGTCTGTTGGGACACCGAATTGATCCCGTCTCGACAAATTCCACCTATGGATTATACTCCTGCACCTCCAAATGAGTTAGATCGTGATGTTACAACTGAG GATATCCAAGAATATTTTGTGAACTACATGGTTAATGATAGTCTTGGAATCATTGCCAATGCTCATACTGCCTTTGCAGATAAAGAGCTCTTTAAAGCAAGGAGTAGTCCTTGTTTGGAGCTTGCAAAGCTATTCTCCGTTGCTGTGGACTTCCCAAAAACTGGAGTACCAGCTATAATACCTTCTCATTTATATGTCAAAGAGTTTCCTGACTTTATGGAGAAGCCTGACCGACCCTCTTATGAATCAAACAAAGTAATTGGAAAACTTTTTCGGGCTGTGAAAGACATTGCACCAACTTTAAGCCATATTCGGTCATTTACTCGAGATGTAGCAAGAAGGTGTTACGACTGTGATATGGAAGTCGAAGGCTTTGAAGATTATGTTGAAGATGCCTTCTATCATAAAAGCAATTATGATTACAAGTTGGGGAATTTGCTTGATTATTATGGTATCAAGTCTGAGGCAGAAGTACTTAGTGGGAGTATCATGAGGATGTCCAAGTCTTTCACCAGGAGAAGAGATGCAGAAGCAATCAACTTGGCTGTAAGGTCTCTGAGAAAGGAGGCTAGGACATGGTTCAATGCAAGAGAAGGCGCAGATTCGAATTCAGATGATTTATTTGCCAAAGCTTCAGCTTGGTACTATGTTACATACCATCACTCTTATTGGGGCTGCTATAATGAGGGAATGAAACGCGACCATTATTTGAGCTTCCCCTGGTGTGTTTACGACAAACTGATGCAAATCAAGGAGAATAAtttgagaagaagagagagagctGCAAGACTGGCAAGTTTCGACAGATTCGGACATGTGTTAAATCTTGGTGGGAGTTGA